One window of the Daphnia pulex isolate KAP4 chromosome 8, ASM2113471v1 genome contains the following:
- the LOC124200065 gene encoding uncharacterized protein LOC124200065 isoform X1, with the protein MVTWLHTLPRKRLDSSAAEKVRRWSDPLQVSNGRRIYLNGLTAAQVRQFPKMKILLVITIFAATAWAADPWPNRIPDNLALCYVNKTISDQFRRMPASIENLVALIRKVEAHPDTALWPIGKMASTLIHRFRYDGIIDIPDGAGPDVVPVVNERAESDKYRLQWKLVPGTASDFPESSLTMEEKCSLHWMLSYTVNHTASAEKTAPPVSRSFANPQQPAADSEPDHSHHVEEDVVENENQPDEDLVEPEHDHEGVEHEEEVPVDEPVDEPVDEPVDEPVDEPVDEPVDEPVDEPVDEPVEEPDVELTEDVPEDLPEDTENIFGEDTVETGGEDYGPVDDNSESESDGWKRKRRQTETLAAQPMEVGIVHTKYGTVAAGPVLTGIAAGSEPQSAPLKELIKDPQMELSPSSLERVVQSIWVATLAGDIAQTSLLRTPKNLPSFGPRGQWNCTLCPREYKLETREHSMLTNAEFYGGVDGLLMAQRMATWDSSSYLKLSAVLEMYYSETGIHGDSKFRACNRLYNYRDSDIVDQAMLKEQSLNAALVLYSRGIDGAPTVLPGVKPADQIGQYVNTTMNEINSFLDQYLSNSNIVDFTQCKGPYALSTAEATPATYTDLTFVFDQIADAKSLYSQKDLAAALALALDVQLGGSRMEAVSSKDGTPFLDLNATRNRAELACKFISLPIGTSERRVADTLDRTRTRILAERSSEKANKIGGTNTRAILFFVTTSISNEKDKIKSVLLKMLGEMPDVHIMFATLGNPEELRPFVANFDRDIIRMTQFTKYHEAAPEIAKRLATVGARLTYPECKDISSSSNSTEAKYMYTGLLNTYTTQYFRLGPESFYSSNELRLWFKSTYGMARFCVSTTKERPGNGDLCKTALKAGETVEFKFMQPCGKMVPDQCSNIYISAAPTNINDDLPCADKDCHTPDQVKFTFSHSGMRCNSAVAGAVLSHLTLALAALMTWFLNR; encoded by the exons CGATATTTGCGGCAACGGCTTGGGCAGCCGATCCATGGCCAAACCGCATTCCCGACAACTTGGCGTTATGTTACGTAAACAAAACCATCAGCGACCAATTCCGCCGGATGCCCGCATCCATAGAGAACTTGGTAGCCCTCATCCGAAAAGTCGAAGCTCATCCCGACACCGCTCTATGGCCGATTGGAAAGATGGCCAGCACACTAATCCACAG ATTTCGTTACGATGGAATCATTGACATTCCTGATGGTGCTGGACCCGACGTTGTTCCGGTCGTCAACGAACGCGCTGAAAGTGACAAATACCGCCTCCAATGGAAGCTAGTACCTGGAACAGCTTCCGACTTCCCGGAATCCTCATTGACCATGGaagaaaag TGTTCACTGCACTGGATGCTATCTTACACGGTTAACCACACGGCGAGTGCAGAAAAAACCGCACCACCTGTTTCTCGGTCCTTCGCCAACCCCCAGCAGCCAGCCGCCGATTCTGAACCTGACCATTCTCATCACGTGGAAGAAGATGTCGTAGAGAATGAGAATCAACCTGATGA GGATCTCGTGGAACCGGAGCACGATCACGAAGGTGTTGAACATGAGGAAGAGGTGCCAGTTGATGAGCCGGTAGATGAGCCGGTAGATGAGCCAGTAGATGAGCCAGTAGATGAGCCAGTAGATGAGCCAGTAGATGAGCCAGTAGATGAGCCAGTAGATGAGCCAGTAGAGGAGCCAGATGTGGAACTGACAGAAGATGTACCAGAAGATTTACCCGAAGACACGGAAAATATCTTTGGAGAAGATACCGTAGAGACTGGGGGTGAAGACTACGGCCCAGTTGATGACAATAGCGAAAGTGAATCAGACGGCTGGAAGCGTAAGCGTCGCCAAACTGAAACCTTGGCCGCTCAGCCAATGGAAGTCGGTATCGTTCACACCAAGTATGGCACAGTAGCAGCTGGCCCGGTCCTGACTGGTATCGCTGCCGGAAGTGAACCTCAAAGCGCTCCG TTGAAAGAGCTCATCAAAGATCCGCAAATGGAACTTTCGCCAAGCTCACTGGAGAGGGTTGTTCAGAGTATTTGGGTGGCTACGCTCGCAg GTGATATTGCACAAACTTCTCTTCTGAGAACACCCAAGAACCTTCCAAGTTTCGGACCACGAGGACAGTGGAATTGCACACTGTGCCCGCGTGAGTACAAGCTGGAAACCAGAGAACATTCCATGTTGACCAACGCCGAATTTTATGGTGGTGTTGATG GTTTGCTGATGGCTCAACGTATGGCTACCTGGGATTCGAGCAGCTATTTGAAACTTTCGGCCGTCCTGGAAATGTACTATTCTGAGACTGGTATCCATGGTGACTCAAAGTTCCGCGCTTGCAACCGCCTCTACAATTACAGAGACTCAGATATTGTAGATCAGGCCATGCTCAAAGAACAG TCTCTTAACGCTGCTTTGGTCCTGTACTCACGCGGCATTGACGGCGCTCCGACTGTTCTTCCCGGAGTTAAACCTGCGGATCAAATCGGCCAATATGTCAACACAACCATGAacgaaattaattcttttttggacCAATACCtaa gCAACTCAAACATCGTAGATTTCACCCAGTGCAAAGGACCTTACGCCCTATCGACGGCCGAAGCTACACCAGCCACTTACACTGATCTTACCTTCGTATTCGATCAAATCGCGGATGCCAAAAGCCTTTACAGCCAGAAAGATCTCGCTGC AGCTTTAGCTTTGGCGTTGGATGTCCAACTGGGCGGCAGCCGAATGGAAGCTGTGTCAAGTAAAGACGGAACTCCTTTCCTGGATCTCAACGCTACTCGCAATCGAGCCGAATTAGCTTGCAAATTCATCAGCCTCCCTATTG GAACCAGTGAACGTCGTGTAGCTGACACTTTGGATCGAACTCGCACTCGTATTTTGGCCGAAAGGTCTTCAGAAAAGGCCAACAAAATTGGTGGCACCAACACTCGCGCCATCCTATTTTTCGTGACCACCAGCATCTCAAACGAGAAAGACAAAATCAAATCTGTTTTGTTGAAAATGCTCGGCGAAATGCCAG atgttCACATCATGTTCGCCACTTTGGGCAATCCCGAAGAACTTCGTCCATTTGTAGCCAATTTCGATCGCGACATTATCCGCATGACCCAGTTCACTAAGTATCACGAAGCTGCCCCCGAAATCGCCAAGCGCTTAGCTACAG TCGGTGCTCGTCTGACATATCCCGAGTGCAAAGACATTAGTTCTAGCTCCAACTCCACTGAGGCCAAATATATGTACACAGGACTCCTCAACACTTACACCACCCAATACTTCCGTCTGGGCCCAGAAAGTTTTTACAGCAGCAACGAACTGCGCTTGTGG TTCAAGAGCACGTACGGCATGGCAAGGTTCTGCGTTTCGACCACTAAGGAACGTCCAGGAAACGGAGATCTCTGCAAGACCGCATTGAAAGCCGGTGAAACCGTCGAGTTTAAATTCATGCAGCCGTGTGGTAAAATGGTACCGGATCAGTGTTCAAACATCTACATTTCGGCTGCTCCCACCAACATTAACGACGATTTGCCCTGCGCAg ATAAAGACTGCCATACGCCGGATCAAGTCAAATTCACGTTCAGCCACTCCGGCATGCGTTGCAACAGCGCTGTGGCAGGCGCAGTTCTGTCTCATTTGACTCTAGCTTTAGCTGCATTGATGACTTGGTTCCTCAATCGTTAA
- the LOC124200065 gene encoding uncharacterized protein LOC124200065 isoform X3, translated as MVTWLHTLPRKRLDSSAAEKVRRWSDPLQVSNGRRIYLNGLTAAQVRQFPKMKILLVITIFAATAWAADPWPNRIPDNLALCYVNKTISDQFRRMPASIENLVALIRKVEAHPDTALWPIGKMASTLIHRFRYDGIIDIPDGAGPDVVPVVNERAESDKYRLQWKLVPGTASDFPESSLTMEEKCSLHWMLSYTVNHTASAEKTAPPVSRSFANPQQPAADSEPDHSHHVEEDVVENENQPDEDLVEPEHDHEGVEHEEEVPVDEPVDEPVDEPVDEPVDEPVDEPVEEPDVELTEDVPEDLPEDTENIFGEDTVETGGEDYGPVDDNSESESDGWKRKRRQTETLAAQPMEVGIVHTKYGTVAAGPVLTGIAAGSEPQSAPLKELIKDPQMELSPSSLERVVQSIWVATLAGDIAQTSLLRTPKNLPSFGPRGQWNCTLCPREYKLETREHSMLTNAEFYGGVDGLLMAQRMATWDSSSYLKLSAVLEMYYSETGIHGDSKFRACNRLYNYRDSDIVDQAMLKEQSLNAALVLYSRGIDGAPTVLPGVKPADQIGQYVNTTMNEINSFLDQYLSNSNIVDFTQCKGPYALSTAEATPATYTDLTFVFDQIADAKSLYSQKDLAAALALALDVQLGGSRMEAVSSKDGTPFLDLNATRNRAELACKFISLPIGTSERRVADTLDRTRTRILAERSSEKANKIGGTNTRAILFFVTTSISNEKDKIKSVLLKMLGEMPDVHIMFATLGNPEELRPFVANFDRDIIRMTQFTKYHEAAPEIAKRLATVGARLTYPECKDISSSSNSTEAKYMYTGLLNTYTTQYFRLGPESFYSSNELRLWFKSTYGMARFCVSTTKERPGNGDLCKTALKAGETVEFKFMQPCGKMVPDQCSNIYISAAPTNINDDLPCADKDCHTPDQVKFTFSHSGMRCNSAVAGAVLSHLTLALAALMTWFLNR; from the exons CGATATTTGCGGCAACGGCTTGGGCAGCCGATCCATGGCCAAACCGCATTCCCGACAACTTGGCGTTATGTTACGTAAACAAAACCATCAGCGACCAATTCCGCCGGATGCCCGCATCCATAGAGAACTTGGTAGCCCTCATCCGAAAAGTCGAAGCTCATCCCGACACCGCTCTATGGCCGATTGGAAAGATGGCCAGCACACTAATCCACAG ATTTCGTTACGATGGAATCATTGACATTCCTGATGGTGCTGGACCCGACGTTGTTCCGGTCGTCAACGAACGCGCTGAAAGTGACAAATACCGCCTCCAATGGAAGCTAGTACCTGGAACAGCTTCCGACTTCCCGGAATCCTCATTGACCATGGaagaaaag TGTTCACTGCACTGGATGCTATCTTACACGGTTAACCACACGGCGAGTGCAGAAAAAACCGCACCACCTGTTTCTCGGTCCTTCGCCAACCCCCAGCAGCCAGCCGCCGATTCTGAACCTGACCATTCTCATCACGTGGAAGAAGATGTCGTAGAGAATGAGAATCAACCTGATGA GGATCTCGTGGAACCGGAGCACGATCACGAAGGTGTTGAACATGAGGAAGAGGTGCCAG TAGATGAGCCAGTAGATGAGCCAGTAGATGAGCCAGTAGATGAGCCAGTAGATGAGCCAGTAGATGAGCCAGTAGAGGAGCCAGATGTGGAACTGACAGAAGATGTACCAGAAGATTTACCCGAAGACACGGAAAATATCTTTGGAGAAGATACCGTAGAGACTGGGGGTGAAGACTACGGCCCAGTTGATGACAATAGCGAAAGTGAATCAGACGGCTGGAAGCGTAAGCGTCGCCAAACTGAAACCTTGGCCGCTCAGCCAATGGAAGTCGGTATCGTTCACACCAAGTATGGCACAGTAGCAGCTGGCCCGGTCCTGACTGGTATCGCTGCCGGAAGTGAACCTCAAAGCGCTCCG TTGAAAGAGCTCATCAAAGATCCGCAAATGGAACTTTCGCCAAGCTCACTGGAGAGGGTTGTTCAGAGTATTTGGGTGGCTACGCTCGCAg GTGATATTGCACAAACTTCTCTTCTGAGAACACCCAAGAACCTTCCAAGTTTCGGACCACGAGGACAGTGGAATTGCACACTGTGCCCGCGTGAGTACAAGCTGGAAACCAGAGAACATTCCATGTTGACCAACGCCGAATTTTATGGTGGTGTTGATG GTTTGCTGATGGCTCAACGTATGGCTACCTGGGATTCGAGCAGCTATTTGAAACTTTCGGCCGTCCTGGAAATGTACTATTCTGAGACTGGTATCCATGGTGACTCAAAGTTCCGCGCTTGCAACCGCCTCTACAATTACAGAGACTCAGATATTGTAGATCAGGCCATGCTCAAAGAACAG TCTCTTAACGCTGCTTTGGTCCTGTACTCACGCGGCATTGACGGCGCTCCGACTGTTCTTCCCGGAGTTAAACCTGCGGATCAAATCGGCCAATATGTCAACACAACCATGAacgaaattaattcttttttggacCAATACCtaa gCAACTCAAACATCGTAGATTTCACCCAGTGCAAAGGACCTTACGCCCTATCGACGGCCGAAGCTACACCAGCCACTTACACTGATCTTACCTTCGTATTCGATCAAATCGCGGATGCCAAAAGCCTTTACAGCCAGAAAGATCTCGCTGC AGCTTTAGCTTTGGCGTTGGATGTCCAACTGGGCGGCAGCCGAATGGAAGCTGTGTCAAGTAAAGACGGAACTCCTTTCCTGGATCTCAACGCTACTCGCAATCGAGCCGAATTAGCTTGCAAATTCATCAGCCTCCCTATTG GAACCAGTGAACGTCGTGTAGCTGACACTTTGGATCGAACTCGCACTCGTATTTTGGCCGAAAGGTCTTCAGAAAAGGCCAACAAAATTGGTGGCACCAACACTCGCGCCATCCTATTTTTCGTGACCACCAGCATCTCAAACGAGAAAGACAAAATCAAATCTGTTTTGTTGAAAATGCTCGGCGAAATGCCAG atgttCACATCATGTTCGCCACTTTGGGCAATCCCGAAGAACTTCGTCCATTTGTAGCCAATTTCGATCGCGACATTATCCGCATGACCCAGTTCACTAAGTATCACGAAGCTGCCCCCGAAATCGCCAAGCGCTTAGCTACAG TCGGTGCTCGTCTGACATATCCCGAGTGCAAAGACATTAGTTCTAGCTCCAACTCCACTGAGGCCAAATATATGTACACAGGACTCCTCAACACTTACACCACCCAATACTTCCGTCTGGGCCCAGAAAGTTTTTACAGCAGCAACGAACTGCGCTTGTGG TTCAAGAGCACGTACGGCATGGCAAGGTTCTGCGTTTCGACCACTAAGGAACGTCCAGGAAACGGAGATCTCTGCAAGACCGCATTGAAAGCCGGTGAAACCGTCGAGTTTAAATTCATGCAGCCGTGTGGTAAAATGGTACCGGATCAGTGTTCAAACATCTACATTTCGGCTGCTCCCACCAACATTAACGACGATTTGCCCTGCGCAg ATAAAGACTGCCATACGCCGGATCAAGTCAAATTCACGTTCAGCCACTCCGGCATGCGTTGCAACAGCGCTGTGGCAGGCGCAGTTCTGTCTCATTTGACTCTAGCTTTAGCTGCATTGATGACTTGGTTCCTCAATCGTTAA
- the LOC124200065 gene encoding uncharacterized protein LOC124200065 isoform X2 has protein sequence MVTWLHTLPRKRLDSSAAEKVSNGRRIYLNGLTAAQVRQFPKMKILLVITIFAATAWAADPWPNRIPDNLALCYVNKTISDQFRRMPASIENLVALIRKVEAHPDTALWPIGKMASTLIHRFRYDGIIDIPDGAGPDVVPVVNERAESDKYRLQWKLVPGTASDFPESSLTMEEKCSLHWMLSYTVNHTASAEKTAPPVSRSFANPQQPAADSEPDHSHHVEEDVVENENQPDEDLVEPEHDHEGVEHEEEVPVDEPVDEPVDEPVDEPVDEPVDEPVDEPVDEPVDEPVEEPDVELTEDVPEDLPEDTENIFGEDTVETGGEDYGPVDDNSESESDGWKRKRRQTETLAAQPMEVGIVHTKYGTVAAGPVLTGIAAGSEPQSAPLKELIKDPQMELSPSSLERVVQSIWVATLAGDIAQTSLLRTPKNLPSFGPRGQWNCTLCPREYKLETREHSMLTNAEFYGGVDGLLMAQRMATWDSSSYLKLSAVLEMYYSETGIHGDSKFRACNRLYNYRDSDIVDQAMLKEQSLNAALVLYSRGIDGAPTVLPGVKPADQIGQYVNTTMNEINSFLDQYLSNSNIVDFTQCKGPYALSTAEATPATYTDLTFVFDQIADAKSLYSQKDLAAALALALDVQLGGSRMEAVSSKDGTPFLDLNATRNRAELACKFISLPIGTSERRVADTLDRTRTRILAERSSEKANKIGGTNTRAILFFVTTSISNEKDKIKSVLLKMLGEMPDVHIMFATLGNPEELRPFVANFDRDIIRMTQFTKYHEAAPEIAKRLATVGARLTYPECKDISSSSNSTEAKYMYTGLLNTYTTQYFRLGPESFYSSNELRLWFKSTYGMARFCVSTTKERPGNGDLCKTALKAGETVEFKFMQPCGKMVPDQCSNIYISAAPTNINDDLPCADKDCHTPDQVKFTFSHSGMRCNSAVAGAVLSHLTLALAALMTWFLNR, from the exons CGATATTTGCGGCAACGGCTTGGGCAGCCGATCCATGGCCAAACCGCATTCCCGACAACTTGGCGTTATGTTACGTAAACAAAACCATCAGCGACCAATTCCGCCGGATGCCCGCATCCATAGAGAACTTGGTAGCCCTCATCCGAAAAGTCGAAGCTCATCCCGACACCGCTCTATGGCCGATTGGAAAGATGGCCAGCACACTAATCCACAG ATTTCGTTACGATGGAATCATTGACATTCCTGATGGTGCTGGACCCGACGTTGTTCCGGTCGTCAACGAACGCGCTGAAAGTGACAAATACCGCCTCCAATGGAAGCTAGTACCTGGAACAGCTTCCGACTTCCCGGAATCCTCATTGACCATGGaagaaaag TGTTCACTGCACTGGATGCTATCTTACACGGTTAACCACACGGCGAGTGCAGAAAAAACCGCACCACCTGTTTCTCGGTCCTTCGCCAACCCCCAGCAGCCAGCCGCCGATTCTGAACCTGACCATTCTCATCACGTGGAAGAAGATGTCGTAGAGAATGAGAATCAACCTGATGA GGATCTCGTGGAACCGGAGCACGATCACGAAGGTGTTGAACATGAGGAAGAGGTGCCAGTTGATGAGCCGGTAGATGAGCCGGTAGATGAGCCAGTAGATGAGCCAGTAGATGAGCCAGTAGATGAGCCAGTAGATGAGCCAGTAGATGAGCCAGTAGATGAGCCAGTAGAGGAGCCAGATGTGGAACTGACAGAAGATGTACCAGAAGATTTACCCGAAGACACGGAAAATATCTTTGGAGAAGATACCGTAGAGACTGGGGGTGAAGACTACGGCCCAGTTGATGACAATAGCGAAAGTGAATCAGACGGCTGGAAGCGTAAGCGTCGCCAAACTGAAACCTTGGCCGCTCAGCCAATGGAAGTCGGTATCGTTCACACCAAGTATGGCACAGTAGCAGCTGGCCCGGTCCTGACTGGTATCGCTGCCGGAAGTGAACCTCAAAGCGCTCCG TTGAAAGAGCTCATCAAAGATCCGCAAATGGAACTTTCGCCAAGCTCACTGGAGAGGGTTGTTCAGAGTATTTGGGTGGCTACGCTCGCAg GTGATATTGCACAAACTTCTCTTCTGAGAACACCCAAGAACCTTCCAAGTTTCGGACCACGAGGACAGTGGAATTGCACACTGTGCCCGCGTGAGTACAAGCTGGAAACCAGAGAACATTCCATGTTGACCAACGCCGAATTTTATGGTGGTGTTGATG GTTTGCTGATGGCTCAACGTATGGCTACCTGGGATTCGAGCAGCTATTTGAAACTTTCGGCCGTCCTGGAAATGTACTATTCTGAGACTGGTATCCATGGTGACTCAAAGTTCCGCGCTTGCAACCGCCTCTACAATTACAGAGACTCAGATATTGTAGATCAGGCCATGCTCAAAGAACAG TCTCTTAACGCTGCTTTGGTCCTGTACTCACGCGGCATTGACGGCGCTCCGACTGTTCTTCCCGGAGTTAAACCTGCGGATCAAATCGGCCAATATGTCAACACAACCATGAacgaaattaattcttttttggacCAATACCtaa gCAACTCAAACATCGTAGATTTCACCCAGTGCAAAGGACCTTACGCCCTATCGACGGCCGAAGCTACACCAGCCACTTACACTGATCTTACCTTCGTATTCGATCAAATCGCGGATGCCAAAAGCCTTTACAGCCAGAAAGATCTCGCTGC AGCTTTAGCTTTGGCGTTGGATGTCCAACTGGGCGGCAGCCGAATGGAAGCTGTGTCAAGTAAAGACGGAACTCCTTTCCTGGATCTCAACGCTACTCGCAATCGAGCCGAATTAGCTTGCAAATTCATCAGCCTCCCTATTG GAACCAGTGAACGTCGTGTAGCTGACACTTTGGATCGAACTCGCACTCGTATTTTGGCCGAAAGGTCTTCAGAAAAGGCCAACAAAATTGGTGGCACCAACACTCGCGCCATCCTATTTTTCGTGACCACCAGCATCTCAAACGAGAAAGACAAAATCAAATCTGTTTTGTTGAAAATGCTCGGCGAAATGCCAG atgttCACATCATGTTCGCCACTTTGGGCAATCCCGAAGAACTTCGTCCATTTGTAGCCAATTTCGATCGCGACATTATCCGCATGACCCAGTTCACTAAGTATCACGAAGCTGCCCCCGAAATCGCCAAGCGCTTAGCTACAG TCGGTGCTCGTCTGACATATCCCGAGTGCAAAGACATTAGTTCTAGCTCCAACTCCACTGAGGCCAAATATATGTACACAGGACTCCTCAACACTTACACCACCCAATACTTCCGTCTGGGCCCAGAAAGTTTTTACAGCAGCAACGAACTGCGCTTGTGG TTCAAGAGCACGTACGGCATGGCAAGGTTCTGCGTTTCGACCACTAAGGAACGTCCAGGAAACGGAGATCTCTGCAAGACCGCATTGAAAGCCGGTGAAACCGTCGAGTTTAAATTCATGCAGCCGTGTGGTAAAATGGTACCGGATCAGTGTTCAAACATCTACATTTCGGCTGCTCCCACCAACATTAACGACGATTTGCCCTGCGCAg ATAAAGACTGCCATACGCCGGATCAAGTCAAATTCACGTTCAGCCACTCCGGCATGCGTTGCAACAGCGCTGTGGCAGGCGCAGTTCTGTCTCATTTGACTCTAGCTTTAGCTGCATTGATGACTTGGTTCCTCAATCGTTAA
- the LOC124200065 gene encoding uncharacterized protein LOC124200065 isoform X4, with protein MVTWLHTLPRKRLDSSAAEKVRRWSDPLQVSNGRRIYLNGLTAAQVRQFPKMKILLVITIFAATAWAADPWPNRIPDNLALCYVNKTISDQFRRMPASIENLVALIRKVEAHPDTALWPIGKMASTLIHRFRYDGIIDIPDGAGPDVVPVVNERAESDKYRLQWKLVPGTASDFPESSLTMEEKCSLHWMLSYTVNHTASAEKTAPPVSRSFANPQQPAADSEPDHSHHVEEDVVENENQPDEDLVEPEHDHEGVEHEEEVPVDEPVDEPVDEPVDEPVDEPVEEPDVELTEDVPEDLPEDTENIFGEDTVETGGEDYGPVDDNSESESDGWKRKRRQTETLAAQPMEVGIVHTKYGTVAAGPVLTGIAAGSEPQSAPLKELIKDPQMELSPSSLERVVQSIWVATLAGDIAQTSLLRTPKNLPSFGPRGQWNCTLCPREYKLETREHSMLTNAEFYGGVDGLLMAQRMATWDSSSYLKLSAVLEMYYSETGIHGDSKFRACNRLYNYRDSDIVDQAMLKEQSLNAALVLYSRGIDGAPTVLPGVKPADQIGQYVNTTMNEINSFLDQYLSNSNIVDFTQCKGPYALSTAEATPATYTDLTFVFDQIADAKSLYSQKDLAAALALALDVQLGGSRMEAVSSKDGTPFLDLNATRNRAELACKFISLPIGTSERRVADTLDRTRTRILAERSSEKANKIGGTNTRAILFFVTTSISNEKDKIKSVLLKMLGEMPDVHIMFATLGNPEELRPFVANFDRDIIRMTQFTKYHEAAPEIAKRLATVGARLTYPECKDISSSSNSTEAKYMYTGLLNTYTTQYFRLGPESFYSSNELRLWFKSTYGMARFCVSTTKERPGNGDLCKTALKAGETVEFKFMQPCGKMVPDQCSNIYISAAPTNINDDLPCADKDCHTPDQVKFTFSHSGMRCNSAVAGAVLSHLTLALAALMTWFLNR; from the exons CGATATTTGCGGCAACGGCTTGGGCAGCCGATCCATGGCCAAACCGCATTCCCGACAACTTGGCGTTATGTTACGTAAACAAAACCATCAGCGACCAATTCCGCCGGATGCCCGCATCCATAGAGAACTTGGTAGCCCTCATCCGAAAAGTCGAAGCTCATCCCGACACCGCTCTATGGCCGATTGGAAAGATGGCCAGCACACTAATCCACAG ATTTCGTTACGATGGAATCATTGACATTCCTGATGGTGCTGGACCCGACGTTGTTCCGGTCGTCAACGAACGCGCTGAAAGTGACAAATACCGCCTCCAATGGAAGCTAGTACCTGGAACAGCTTCCGACTTCCCGGAATCCTCATTGACCATGGaagaaaag TGTTCACTGCACTGGATGCTATCTTACACGGTTAACCACACGGCGAGTGCAGAAAAAACCGCACCACCTGTTTCTCGGTCCTTCGCCAACCCCCAGCAGCCAGCCGCCGATTCTGAACCTGACCATTCTCATCACGTGGAAGAAGATGTCGTAGAGAATGAGAATCAACCTGATGA GGATCTCGTGGAACCGGAGCACGATCACGAAGGTGTTGAACATGAGGAAGAGGTGCCAG TAGATGAGCCAGTAGATGAGCCAGTAGATGAGCCAGTAGATGAGCCAGTAGATGAGCCAGTAGAGGAGCCAGATGTGGAACTGACAGAAGATGTACCAGAAGATTTACCCGAAGACACGGAAAATATCTTTGGAGAAGATACCGTAGAGACTGGGGGTGAAGACTACGGCCCAGTTGATGACAATAGCGAAAGTGAATCAGACGGCTGGAAGCGTAAGCGTCGCCAAACTGAAACCTTGGCCGCTCAGCCAATGGAAGTCGGTATCGTTCACACCAAGTATGGCACAGTAGCAGCTGGCCCGGTCCTGACTGGTATCGCTGCCGGAAGTGAACCTCAAAGCGCTCCG TTGAAAGAGCTCATCAAAGATCCGCAAATGGAACTTTCGCCAAGCTCACTGGAGAGGGTTGTTCAGAGTATTTGGGTGGCTACGCTCGCAg GTGATATTGCACAAACTTCTCTTCTGAGAACACCCAAGAACCTTCCAAGTTTCGGACCACGAGGACAGTGGAATTGCACACTGTGCCCGCGTGAGTACAAGCTGGAAACCAGAGAACATTCCATGTTGACCAACGCCGAATTTTATGGTGGTGTTGATG GTTTGCTGATGGCTCAACGTATGGCTACCTGGGATTCGAGCAGCTATTTGAAACTTTCGGCCGTCCTGGAAATGTACTATTCTGAGACTGGTATCCATGGTGACTCAAAGTTCCGCGCTTGCAACCGCCTCTACAATTACAGAGACTCAGATATTGTAGATCAGGCCATGCTCAAAGAACAG TCTCTTAACGCTGCTTTGGTCCTGTACTCACGCGGCATTGACGGCGCTCCGACTGTTCTTCCCGGAGTTAAACCTGCGGATCAAATCGGCCAATATGTCAACACAACCATGAacgaaattaattcttttttggacCAATACCtaa gCAACTCAAACATCGTAGATTTCACCCAGTGCAAAGGACCTTACGCCCTATCGACGGCCGAAGCTACACCAGCCACTTACACTGATCTTACCTTCGTATTCGATCAAATCGCGGATGCCAAAAGCCTTTACAGCCAGAAAGATCTCGCTGC AGCTTTAGCTTTGGCGTTGGATGTCCAACTGGGCGGCAGCCGAATGGAAGCTGTGTCAAGTAAAGACGGAACTCCTTTCCTGGATCTCAACGCTACTCGCAATCGAGCCGAATTAGCTTGCAAATTCATCAGCCTCCCTATTG GAACCAGTGAACGTCGTGTAGCTGACACTTTGGATCGAACTCGCACTCGTATTTTGGCCGAAAGGTCTTCAGAAAAGGCCAACAAAATTGGTGGCACCAACACTCGCGCCATCCTATTTTTCGTGACCACCAGCATCTCAAACGAGAAAGACAAAATCAAATCTGTTTTGTTGAAAATGCTCGGCGAAATGCCAG atgttCACATCATGTTCGCCACTTTGGGCAATCCCGAAGAACTTCGTCCATTTGTAGCCAATTTCGATCGCGACATTATCCGCATGACCCAGTTCACTAAGTATCACGAAGCTGCCCCCGAAATCGCCAAGCGCTTAGCTACAG TCGGTGCTCGTCTGACATATCCCGAGTGCAAAGACATTAGTTCTAGCTCCAACTCCACTGAGGCCAAATATATGTACACAGGACTCCTCAACACTTACACCACCCAATACTTCCGTCTGGGCCCAGAAAGTTTTTACAGCAGCAACGAACTGCGCTTGTGG TTCAAGAGCACGTACGGCATGGCAAGGTTCTGCGTTTCGACCACTAAGGAACGTCCAGGAAACGGAGATCTCTGCAAGACCGCATTGAAAGCCGGTGAAACCGTCGAGTTTAAATTCATGCAGCCGTGTGGTAAAATGGTACCGGATCAGTGTTCAAACATCTACATTTCGGCTGCTCCCACCAACATTAACGACGATTTGCCCTGCGCAg ATAAAGACTGCCATACGCCGGATCAAGTCAAATTCACGTTCAGCCACTCCGGCATGCGTTGCAACAGCGCTGTGGCAGGCGCAGTTCTGTCTCATTTGACTCTAGCTTTAGCTGCATTGATGACTTGGTTCCTCAATCGTTAA